The Sphingomonas sanxanigenens DSM 19645 = NX02 genome includes a region encoding these proteins:
- a CDS encoding serine hydrolase domain-containing protein, which produces MLDAAALAYGTIGYSVAVLRRGSLVYSRHAGLADRVRGTPITDRSAYPIFSISKLFVVVALLKARALGQIDLDMPLERIRRSLPAAWRTISLAQALAHVSGLPDYIPDHVAPSADQAFAEIRDLPLRFAPGTRNDYNQTNFLFAKESLEQATGRPLTMLVAGQFRAAGMRHTGYADTGAGVPGLVTTYRSLPARDGPPVAYVPESGPPYTYGSRGVRTTLPDMVAWTRMLLRGALIPTGALHASWKPFAMPDGTAAWHTHGWEYYRHDDVTIVGHGGGVRLVWRHFFRTADPSDCATVIYFDNGGRTTFDRHRLAALIANRVMPGAARSGEEREEMLYRGLASGRWDQAVARLAANLPAGDIEAIVNRVGYDAMNILDARAALPVFQWNAARFPRSANALDSLGEAWRAAGRVDRAKDSYQRALALDPSNTRIQAVLKELDGPAADR; this is translated from the coding sequence TTGCTCGACGCAGCGGCGCTTGCCTATGGAACCATCGGCTATTCGGTCGCGGTGCTCCGGCGCGGCAGTCTTGTCTACAGCCGCCATGCCGGGCTGGCGGACCGGGTCAGGGGAACGCCGATCACCGACCGTTCGGCCTATCCGATCTTTTCCATCTCGAAGCTGTTTGTGGTGGTCGCGCTGCTAAAGGCGCGCGCGCTGGGACAGATCGATCTCGACATGCCGCTCGAGCGGATCCGGCGGAGCCTCCCGGCAGCCTGGCGCACGATCTCGCTGGCGCAGGCGCTCGCGCATGTCTCGGGCCTGCCGGACTACATCCCCGATCATGTGGCGCCCAGCGCAGACCAGGCGTTCGCCGAGATTCGGGATCTGCCGCTGCGCTTCGCACCAGGCACGCGCAACGACTACAACCAGACCAACTTCCTGTTCGCGAAGGAATCGCTGGAACAGGCAACCGGCAGGCCGCTGACCATGCTGGTCGCTGGCCAGTTTCGTGCCGCCGGGATGCGGCATACCGGCTATGCGGACACGGGTGCCGGCGTGCCGGGACTGGTGACGACCTATCGGTCGCTTCCCGCGCGCGATGGTCCGCCCGTCGCATATGTGCCCGAGTCCGGCCCGCCCTATACCTATGGATCGAGAGGGGTCCGCACGACACTTCCCGACATGGTGGCATGGACGCGGATGCTGCTGCGCGGGGCGCTAATTCCGACCGGCGCCTTGCATGCGTCCTGGAAACCGTTCGCGATGCCGGACGGCACCGCCGCATGGCACACGCATGGCTGGGAGTATTACCGGCACGACGACGTGACGATCGTAGGCCATGGCGGAGGGGTGCGGCTCGTCTGGCGGCATTTTTTCCGGACAGCGGACCCCTCCGATTGCGCGACGGTGATCTATTTCGACAATGGTGGGCGCACGACATTCGACCGGCATCGACTGGCGGCCCTGATCGCGAACCGGGTGATGCCGGGGGCCGCCCGATCGGGTGAAGAGCGGGAAGAGATGCTGTATCGGGGGTTGGCGTCCGGGCGATGGGATCAGGCTGTCGCACGGCTCGCCGCGAACCTGCCGGCCGGCGACATCGAGGCGATCGTCAATCGCGTCGGCTACGACGCCATGAACATCCTCGACGCGCGGGCCGCATTGCCGGTGTTTCAGTGGAATGCGGCGCGATTTCCTCGGTCCGCCAATGCGCTCGATAGTCTCGGCGAAGCCTGGCGCGCGGCCGGCCGCGTCGATCGGGCGAAAGACAGCTACCAGCGCGCGCTTGCGCTCGATCCCTCGAACACCCGGATCCAGGCGGTTCTGAAGGAGCTCGACGGTCCCGCGGCCGACCGCTGA
- a CDS encoding helix-turn-helix domain-containing protein has translation MATRSKPPTLAEVMRGIRARNGWTLKQMSAKSGIPVSTLSKVEHDRLTLSYDKLQQLSQKLNIRMSDLFAEGEEEAAPQVTGRRSIGTVDKAVRVTTDNYDYHYFCTDLRQKRMIPIITRIRARSADEFGDLVRHKGEEFIYVLEGRIEVHTEYYDPVTLDVGQGIYIDSLMGHAYVVADGCDEALVIGVCSSAEDGLMDSLMSLHG, from the coding sequence ATGGCGACGCGTAGCAAGCCGCCCACCCTCGCCGAGGTCATGCGCGGCATCCGCGCCCGCAACGGCTGGACCTTGAAGCAGATGAGCGCGAAGTCCGGCATCCCCGTCTCGACCTTGTCCAAGGTCGAGCACGACCGGCTGACCCTGAGCTACGACAAGCTCCAGCAGCTGAGCCAGAAGCTCAACATCCGCATGTCGGACCTGTTCGCCGAGGGCGAGGAGGAAGCGGCGCCGCAGGTCACCGGCCGCCGCAGCATCGGCACCGTCGACAAGGCGGTTCGCGTGACGACCGACAATTACGACTATCATTATTTTTGCACCGATCTCCGCCAGAAGCGGATGATCCCGATCATCACCCGCATCCGCGCGCGCAGCGCCGACGAGTTCGGCGATCTTGTGCGGCACAAGGGCGAGGAGTTCATCTATGTGCTGGAGGGGCGGATCGAGGTGCACACCGAATATTATGATCCGGTCACGCTCGATGTCGGTCAGGGCATCTACATCGATTCGCTGATGGGCCACGCCTACGTCGTCGCCGACGGCTGCGACGAGGCGCTGGTGATCGGCGTCTGCTCCAGCGCGGAGGATGGGCTGATGGACTCGCTGATGAGCCTGCATGGGTAA